A single window of Streptomyces aquilus DNA harbors:
- a CDS encoding heat shock protein transcriptional repressor HspR, translated as MDGRRRNPYELTEETPVYVISVAAQLSGLHPQTLRQYDRLGLVSPDRTAGRGRRYSARDIELLRTVQQLSQDEGINLAGIKRIIELENQVAALQSRVAEMEAALEGAAAAMRQREAAVHASYRRDLVPYQEVQQTSALVVWRPKKAKD; from the coding sequence ATGGACGGCCGTCGACGCAACCCGTACGAACTGACCGAGGAGACCCCGGTCTACGTCATCTCGGTGGCGGCCCAGCTCTCCGGCCTGCACCCGCAGACCCTTCGCCAGTACGACCGCCTCGGCCTGGTCTCCCCGGACCGCACCGCCGGCCGGGGCCGCCGCTACTCGGCCCGCGACATCGAACTGCTGCGCACCGTGCAGCAGTTGTCGCAGGACGAGGGCATCAACCTGGCCGGCATCAAGCGCATCATCGAGCTGGAGAACCAGGTCGCGGCGCTACAGTCCCGCGTCGCGGAGATGGAGGCGGCACTGGAAGGTGCCGCCGCCGCGATGCGGCAGCGGGAGGCGGCGGTGCACGCGTCGTACCGGCGTGACCTGGTGCCGTACCAGGAGGTGCAGCAGACCAGCGCGCTGGTGGTCTGGCGGCCGAAGAAGGCCAAGGACTAG
- the grpE gene encoding nucleotide exchange factor GrpE translates to MTEETPGFEEKPDVPSGATPDDAEPKTAASPEGEGAAPAGDANAQIAGLTAQLDQVRKALEERTTDLQRLQAEFQNYRRRVERDRITVKEIAIANLLTELLPVLDDIGRARDHGEFVGGFKSVGESLETVAAKMGLQQFGKEGEPFDPTIHEALMHSYAPDVTETTCVAILQPGYRIGERTIRPARVAVAEPQPGAQTVKAEDAETEEKDNSSEEG, encoded by the coding sequence GTGACGGAGGAGACCCCGGGCTTCGAGGAGAAGCCCGACGTCCCCTCCGGCGCGACCCCCGACGACGCCGAGCCGAAGACCGCCGCCTCGCCCGAGGGTGAGGGGGCGGCCCCGGCCGGGGACGCAAACGCACAGATCGCCGGCCTGACGGCCCAGCTGGACCAGGTCCGCAAGGCGCTCGAGGAGCGCACCACGGACCTCCAGCGGCTCCAGGCCGAGTTCCAGAACTACCGCCGCCGCGTGGAGCGGGACCGGATCACGGTCAAGGAGATCGCCATCGCGAACCTCCTGACCGAGCTCCTGCCCGTGCTCGACGACATCGGCCGCGCGCGGGACCACGGCGAGTTCGTCGGCGGATTCAAGTCCGTCGGGGAGTCGCTGGAGACCGTCGCGGCGAAGATGGGTCTGCAACAGTTCGGCAAGGAGGGCGAGCCCTTCGACCCGACGATCCACGAGGCCCTGATGCACAGTTACGCACCGGACGTCACCGAGACGACCTGCGTGGCGATCCTCCAGCCGGGGTATCGCATCGGCGAGCGCACCATCCGCCCCGCCCGGGTGGCCGTCGCCGAACCGCAGCCGGGTGCGCAGACGGTCAAGGCCGAGGACGCCGAGACCGAGGAGAAGGACAACAGCTCTGAAGAGGGCTGA
- a CDS encoding transglutaminase family protein, whose product MARRLRIKHVTRVSYAQPAASSHNEVRMTPLTLPGQTTLDSRVTVSPATSTWSYWDYWGTQVTGFDLLDPHGDLTITASSLVETAPPDALPEPPTWADLSESTASSRLLEFTGPTARTTVPAKLLKKARKASAGLDPHETAVAVSALVADRVTYLPGATGVTTSAAEAWEQGAGVCQDIAHVTIALLRGLGLPTRYVSGYLHPERDAELHRPVAGQSHAWIEYWAGDWCGYDPTNRTRADESHVVVGRGRDYDDVTPHKGIYRGVPGGPPEVTVEFTRVA is encoded by the coding sequence ATGGCGCGCCGCCTGAGGATCAAGCACGTCACACGGGTGTCGTACGCCCAGCCCGCGGCCTCCTCCCACAACGAGGTCCGCATGACCCCGCTGACCCTGCCGGGCCAGACCACCCTGGACTCCCGGGTCACCGTCAGCCCGGCCACCTCGACCTGGTCGTACTGGGACTACTGGGGCACCCAGGTCACCGGCTTCGACCTCCTCGACCCGCACGGCGACCTCACCATCACGGCCTCCAGCCTGGTGGAGACGGCCCCGCCGGACGCCCTTCCCGAGCCGCCGACTTGGGCGGACCTGTCGGAAAGTACGGCGAGTTCCCGCCTGTTGGAGTTCACGGGCCCCACCGCCCGTACGACCGTCCCCGCGAAGCTCCTCAAGAAGGCCCGGAAGGCCTCCGCCGGCCTCGACCCGCACGAGACGGCCGTCGCGGTCTCCGCCCTGGTCGCCGACCGGGTCACCTACCTCCCCGGCGCCACGGGCGTGACCACCTCCGCGGCCGAGGCCTGGGAACAGGGCGCCGGCGTCTGCCAGGACATCGCCCACGTCACCATCGCCCTGCTGCGGGGCCTCGGCCTGCCGACCCGGTACGTCTCCGGCTACCTCCACCCCGAGCGGGACGCGGAGCTGCACCGCCCGGTCGCGGGACAGAGCCACGCCTGGATCGAGTACTGGGCGGGCGACTGGTGCGGCTACGACCCGACGAACCGGACCCGCGCCGACGAGTCGCACGTCGTCGTCGGCCGCGGCCGGGACTACGACGACGTGACCCCGCACAAGGGCATCTACCGGGGCGTGCCCGGCGGGCCGCCGGAGGTGACGGTGGAGTTCACGCGGGTGGCGTGA
- the dnaJ gene encoding molecular chaperone DnaJ, giving the protein MSTKDFIEKDYYKVLGVPKDATEAEIKKAYRKLAREFHPDANKGNTKAEERFKEISEANDILGDPKKRKEYDEARALFGNGGFRPGPGAGGSFNFDLGDLFGGGGAQGGQGSGGFGGGIGDVFGGLFNRGGTGGTRVQPRRGQDIDTEVTLSFTEAIEGATVPLRMSSQSPCKACSGTGDKNGTPRVCPTCVGTGQVARGSGGGFSLTDPCPDCKGRGLIAEHPCMECKGSGRAKSSRTMQVRIPAGVTDNQRIRLRGKGAPGERGGPAGDLYVTVHVDAHPVFGRKDDNLTVTVPVTFAEAALGGEVRVPTLGGPPVTLKLPPGTPNGRTMRARGKGAVRKDGTRGDLLVTVEVSVPKDVTGKAREALEAYREATADEDPRAELFQAAKGA; this is encoded by the coding sequence ATGAGCACCAAGGACTTCATCGAGAAGGACTACTACAAGGTCCTCGGCGTCCCCAAGGACGCCACCGAGGCCGAGATCAAGAAGGCGTACCGGAAGCTCGCCCGCGAGTTCCACCCGGACGCCAACAAGGGCAACACCAAGGCGGAGGAGCGCTTCAAGGAGATCTCCGAGGCGAACGACATCCTCGGCGACCCCAAGAAGCGCAAGGAGTACGACGAAGCCCGCGCACTGTTCGGCAACGGCGGCTTCCGCCCGGGGCCGGGCGCGGGCGGCTCCTTCAACTTCGATCTCGGTGACCTCTTCGGAGGCGGTGGCGCCCAGGGCGGCCAGGGTTCCGGCGGCTTCGGCGGCGGCATCGGCGACGTGTTCGGCGGCCTGTTCAACCGCGGCGGCACCGGGGGCACCCGGGTCCAGCCGCGGCGCGGTCAGGACATCGACACCGAGGTCACGCTGAGCTTCACGGAGGCCATCGAAGGGGCCACGGTCCCGCTGCGGATGTCCTCGCAGTCCCCCTGCAAGGCGTGTTCGGGCACCGGCGACAAGAACGGCACCCCCCGCGTGTGCCCGACCTGCGTCGGCACCGGCCAGGTGGCCCGGGGTTCGGGCGGCGGCTTCTCGCTGACCGACCCCTGCCCCGACTGCAAGGGCCGCGGCCTCATCGCCGAGCACCCCTGCATGGAGTGCAAGGGCAGCGGCCGCGCCAAGTCCTCGCGCACGATGCAGGTCCGCATCCCCGCCGGGGTGACGGACAACCAGCGCATCCGCCTGCGCGGCAAGGGCGCGCCGGGTGAACGGGGCGGCCCCGCGGGCGACTTGTACGTCACCGTCCATGTGGACGCCCACCCGGTCTTCGGCCGCAAGGACGACAACCTCACGGTGACCGTCCCGGTGACGTTCGCGGAGGCGGCCCTCGGCGGCGAGGTCCGGGTCCCCACCCTGGGCGGCCCGCCCGTCACCCTCAAGCTGCCGCCCGGCACCCCCAACGGCCGCACCATGCGCGCCCGCGGCAAGGGGGCGGTCCGCAAGGACGGCACCCGCGGCGACCTCCTGGTCACCGTCGAGGTGAGTGTCCCCAAGGACGTGACGGGGAAGGCTCGTGAAGCGCTTGAGGCGTATCGCGAGGCGACCGCGGACGAGGATCCGCGGGCGGAGCTGTTCCAGGCCGCGAAGGGAGCATGA
- a CDS encoding DUF4352 domain-containing protein: MPTARPIRLLALSLTALLLVAGCGDDGDDPGSTAAKPHKDGHLTFTLLTLHCGITGVTGSHADAPPEGQFCSARLRVENNDPNYHTYESARQRIAGVTGDRSRPDAFAMAVRRQSEKVRLGGHTLMEVELWYDVPKGAKVTGLRVSGDNDPTSFTSTKPIGRAPNGLFIPLTPTPPTASST; this comes from the coding sequence ATGCCGACAGCGCGCCCGATCAGGCTCCTGGCACTGTCCCTGACCGCCCTGCTGCTCGTCGCCGGCTGCGGCGACGACGGCGACGACCCCGGCAGCACGGCTGCGAAGCCGCACAAGGACGGGCACCTCACCTTCACCCTGCTGACCCTGCACTGCGGGATCACGGGCGTGACCGGCTCCCACGCGGACGCCCCGCCGGAGGGACAGTTCTGCTCCGCACGGCTGCGGGTGGAGAACAACGACCCGAACTACCACACCTACGAGTCGGCCCGGCAGCGCATCGCGGGCGTCACCGGCGACCGCTCCCGGCCCGACGCCTTCGCGATGGCGGTGCGCCGCCAGTCGGAGAAGGTGCGGCTCGGCGGCCACACCCTCATGGAGGTCGAGCTCTGGTACGACGTCCCGAAGGGCGCGAAGGTCACCGGCCTGCGGGTGTCCGGCGACAACGACCCGACCAGCTTCACCAGCACCAAGCCCATCGGACGGGCGCCGAACGGGCTGTTCATCCCGCTGACGCCCACCCCGCCGACCGCTAGTTCAACTTGA
- a CDS encoding fibronectin type III domain-containing protein has product MNPARRTTITSAAVLAVTGGLLTTTAAPASAATTCASPVFKRQFFANTTFSGTPKKTDCDSAVDQSWSGSPVSGLPSNDFGVRWSVTRDFGSGGPFALNASGLDGIRVYVDGVRKIDLWKNTSTTVSKTVNVTIPSGSHTLRVDYVNWTGSAKVKFAYTPRTSATVDQVKPLTPTGTSVSYDAATGKAKLTWAKNKEMDLAGYRVYRRLKGASFGSTPLTTTTSTSYTDTPPATGETYYYEVRAYDTAGNVSGGTADQGVTTPDRTGPAAPTGLSAHGDLHGMVLGWDAVPGAVGYEVFEKDAATGSYTLLKSLAGTSYLHYVGHDETLHTYVVRSLDALGNPGPYSAPVTSDGIDRTAPPAPIGLDVVPNRGDVHVSWKTPEAHTRDELDNDGRFTVYRSVGTTLGADAERLDCDYLTTLDSAGGVYVFDCDDPTWAYATTYTYAVTFTDWQGNESTPSAPVTVTTADRVPPAPVTGLTATPRADGMLLRWNASTDEDIDHYWAARGVRQADGSFKATDPCTRSTTEPLTALCIGVPDGESAAYAVYAVGKWGNVSPWTVVDATELTITPGEPIGADSGALWGSGGWTMPEQGKNVLWHCSGDVCADVTEYRVSRWNAETQTYDLLATVAPKDGVFYQSYTDATMPLGSISYYRVVGVLSDGTETAAAHPWQIRPDLV; this is encoded by the coding sequence ATGAACCCAGCCAGACGCACGACGATCACGTCCGCCGCCGTGCTCGCCGTGACCGGCGGTCTGCTCACCACGACCGCCGCCCCCGCCTCCGCCGCGACGACCTGCGCCTCGCCGGTCTTCAAGCGGCAGTTCTTCGCGAACACCACCTTCTCCGGCACCCCGAAGAAGACGGACTGCGACAGCGCCGTCGACCAGAGCTGGAGCGGTTCCCCCGTCTCCGGTCTGCCGTCGAACGACTTCGGCGTGCGGTGGTCGGTGACGCGGGACTTCGGCTCCGGGGGCCCGTTCGCGTTGAACGCCTCCGGCCTCGACGGGATACGGGTGTACGTCGACGGCGTGCGCAAGATCGACCTGTGGAAGAACACGTCGACGACCGTCTCCAAGACGGTCAACGTGACGATCCCCTCCGGCAGCCACACCCTCCGCGTCGACTACGTCAACTGGACCGGCAGCGCCAAGGTCAAGTTCGCCTACACGCCCCGTACCTCCGCCACCGTCGACCAGGTCAAGCCCCTGACGCCGACGGGCACGTCGGTGTCGTACGACGCGGCGACCGGCAAGGCCAAGCTCACCTGGGCGAAGAACAAGGAGATGGACCTCGCCGGGTACCGGGTCTACCGCCGCCTCAAGGGCGCCTCCTTCGGCAGCACCCCGCTCACCACGACCACCTCCACCTCGTACACCGACACCCCGCCCGCCACCGGCGAGACCTACTACTACGAGGTCCGCGCCTACGACACCGCCGGCAACGTCTCCGGTGGCACCGCCGACCAGGGGGTGACGACGCCGGACCGTACGGGGCCCGCCGCGCCCACCGGGCTCAGTGCGCACGGGGATCTCCACGGGATGGTGCTGGGCTGGGACGCCGTGCCGGGGGCGGTCGGGTACGAGGTGTTCGAGAAGGACGCGGCGACCGGCTCGTACACCCTGCTCAAGTCGCTCGCCGGCACCTCCTACCTGCACTACGTGGGCCACGACGAGACGCTGCACACCTATGTCGTGCGCTCCCTCGACGCGCTGGGGAACCCCGGCCCGTACTCGGCGCCGGTCACCTCCGACGGCATCGACCGGACCGCACCGCCCGCGCCGATCGGACTGGACGTGGTCCCCAACCGCGGTGACGTGCACGTGAGTTGGAAGACGCCCGAGGCGCACACCCGCGACGAGCTGGACAACGACGGCCGCTTCACCGTGTACCGCTCCGTGGGCACCACCCTCGGCGCCGACGCCGAGCGCCTCGACTGCGACTACCTCACCACGCTCGACAGCGCGGGCGGCGTCTACGTGTTCGACTGCGACGACCCCACCTGGGCGTACGCCACGACCTACACCTACGCCGTCACCTTCACCGACTGGCAGGGCAACGAGTCCACCCCCTCCGCGCCCGTCACGGTGACGACCGCCGACCGTGTCCCGCCCGCGCCCGTCACCGGCCTGACCGCGACGCCCCGCGCCGACGGCATGCTGCTGCGCTGGAACGCGTCCACGGACGAGGACATCGACCACTACTGGGCCGCGCGAGGCGTACGCCAGGCCGACGGCTCGTTCAAGGCGACGGACCCCTGCACGCGGAGCACCACCGAGCCGCTGACCGCCCTGTGCATCGGCGTCCCGGACGGCGAGAGCGCCGCCTACGCGGTCTACGCCGTCGGCAAGTGGGGCAACGTCTCGCCCTGGACCGTCGTCGACGCCACCGAGCTGACCATCACCCCGGGCGAGCCCATCGGCGCCGACTCCGGCGCGCTGTGGGGCAGCGGGGGCTGGACCATGCCCGAGCAGGGCAAGAACGTCCTGTGGCACTGCTCGGGCGACGTCTGCGCGGACGTCACCGAGTACCGCGTCAGCCGCTGGAACGCCGAGACGCAGACCTACGACCTGCTGGCCACCGTGGCCCCGAAGGACGGCGTCTTCTACCAGTCCTACACCGACGCCACGATGCCGCTCGGCTCGATCTCGTACTACCGGGTCGTCGGCGTCCTGTCCGACGGCACCGAGACCGCCGCCGCACACCCCTGGCAGATCCGTCCGGACCTCGTCTGA
- a CDS encoding fibronectin type III domain-containing protein: MNHPRFTTAAAASAVVLATAGTLLTVTPASAATTCTSPVFKRQFFANTTFSGTPKKTDCDNAIDQSWSGSPVSGLPSNNFGVRWSVTRDFGSGGPFALAASGLDGIRVYVDGTRKVDLWKNTSTTVSKTVNVTIPSGKHTLRVDYVNWTGSAKVKFAYTPRTSATVDKVKPLVPTGASVSYDQATGKAKLTWAKNKEMDLAGYRVYRRLKGASFGSTPLATTTSTSYTDVPAATGETYYYEVRAYDKAGNTSTGTTDQGVTTVDRTPPKGITGLTADGTTAGVSLTWQASVSTDIDHYEVWTYRKGEPDPDGPDFVVGTSFNAPVPADDAGVPYAFSVVAVDTAANVSPDSDGVSASRDVASTAAAPTGLATQPPADDLTMVTWTASPDEVGGYHVYRRTSPTGAWTAIGATNGTGWEDRTAPAGKAYYYVATVAADGLESLPSEQVSAERVTKATAVGPKAPQLTLVTNGIPGRSAIQVTAAPGAGDEARLLKGYSWEISGACGDSGTQLSTTGSISWVAPYNGPCMVTVYAVDHYGRVGSQSASLEFFSGR; this comes from the coding sequence ATGAACCACCCTCGCTTCACGACGGCCGCCGCCGCGAGCGCGGTCGTCCTGGCCACGGCGGGCACCCTGCTCACCGTCACGCCCGCCTCCGCCGCCACCACCTGCACCTCACCCGTCTTCAAGCGGCAGTTCTTCGCCAACACCACCTTCTCCGGCACCCCGAAGAAGACCGACTGCGACAACGCCATCGACCAGAGCTGGAGCGGTTCCCCCGTCTCCGGCCTGCCGTCGAACAACTTCGGCGTGCGGTGGTCGGTGACACGGGACTTCGGCTCCGGTGGCCCGTTCGCGTTGGCGGCCAGCGGCCTGGACGGCATCCGCGTCTACGTCGACGGCACCCGCAAGGTCGACCTGTGGAAGAACACCTCCACCACCGTGTCGAAGACCGTGAACGTCACCATCCCCTCCGGCAAGCACACCCTCCGCGTGGACTACGTCAACTGGACCGGCAGCGCCAAGGTCAAGTTCGCCTACACGCCCCGCACCTCGGCGACGGTCGACAAGGTCAAGCCTCTTGTCCCCACCGGGGCTTCGGTGTCGTACGACCAGGCCACCGGCAAGGCCAAGCTCACCTGGGCGAAGAACAAGGAGATGGACCTCGCCGGGTACCGCGTCTACCGCCGCCTGAAGGGCGCCTCCTTCGGGAGCACCCCGCTCGCGACGACGACCTCGACGTCGTACACCGACGTTCCCGCGGCGACCGGCGAGACGTACTACTACGAGGTCCGCGCCTACGACAAGGCGGGCAACACCTCCACCGGTACGACCGACCAGGGCGTCACCACCGTCGACCGCACCCCGCCCAAGGGGATCACCGGTCTCACGGCGGACGGCACCACGGCCGGGGTCTCCCTGACCTGGCAGGCCTCCGTGTCGACGGACATCGACCACTACGAGGTGTGGACCTACCGCAAGGGCGAACCGGACCCGGACGGGCCGGACTTCGTGGTGGGGACCTCGTTCAACGCCCCGGTGCCGGCCGACGACGCGGGCGTGCCCTACGCCTTCTCCGTGGTGGCTGTCGACACCGCGGCCAACGTCTCGCCCGACTCGGACGGAGTGTCCGCGAGCCGGGACGTGGCCTCCACGGCCGCCGCGCCGACCGGCCTCGCGACGCAGCCGCCCGCCGACGACCTCACGATGGTCACGTGGACGGCGTCGCCCGACGAGGTCGGCGGCTACCACGTCTACCGCCGGACCAGCCCCACCGGTGCCTGGACGGCCATCGGCGCCACCAACGGCACCGGATGGGAGGACCGGACCGCTCCCGCGGGCAAGGCGTACTACTACGTCGCCACCGTGGCCGCGGACGGCCTGGAGTCGCTGCCCTCCGAGCAGGTCTCGGCCGAGCGCGTCACCAAGGCCACGGCCGTCGGCCCGAAGGCGCCGCAGCTGACGCTGGTCACCAACGGCATACCCGGCCGTTCCGCGATCCAGGTGACCGCCGCGCCGGGCGCGGGGGACGAGGCTCGGCTGCTGAAGGGGTACTCCTGGGAGATCTCCGGGGCGTGCGGTGACAGCGGCACGCAGTTGTCGACCACGGGGTCGATCTCCTGGGTCGCGCCCTACAACGGGCCCTGCATGGTGACCGTGTACGCCGTCGACCACTACGGCCGGGTCGGGTCCCAGTCCGCCTCGCTGGAGTTCTTCAGCGGGCGGTGA
- a CDS encoding alpha-E domain-containing protein, with protein MSDVILSRIAEALTWTGRYVERADATGRILDAYLHRMLEDPWRDEDAACRSLYAILGVDAGAERVDMQQVLDQLAFDSRSTCSIEGALGAARLNARSAREAVSSEMWECLNSTWHALADQRRAARRTGPYAYLELVRARAALFFGLADSTMSRDDSWRFVVLGRSLERVDMTVRLLSVRVLDAAHAPDWTTLLSASGADEAYARVHSGFGDNARVAEFLLLDRDFPRSALHALTTAEECLSALGRPRQDPARRPIGRLRTRLEYLDLTALQDQLPALLGDLQQACMASAEAVAERFFPYQGPVIWAQEGA; from the coding sequence GTGAGCGACGTGATCCTCTCCCGGATAGCCGAGGCGCTGACCTGGACCGGCCGCTATGTCGAACGGGCGGACGCCACCGGGCGCATCCTCGACGCCTATCTCCACCGCATGCTGGAGGACCCCTGGCGCGACGAGGACGCGGCCTGCCGCTCGCTGTACGCGATCCTCGGCGTCGACGCGGGCGCCGAGCGCGTCGACATGCAGCAGGTCCTCGACCAGCTGGCCTTCGACTCCCGCTCCACCTGCTCCATCGAGGGCGCGCTCGGCGCCGCCCGGCTCAACGCCCGCAGCGCCCGGGAGGCCGTCTCCTCGGAGATGTGGGAGTGCCTCAACTCCACCTGGCACGCCCTCGCCGACCAGCGCCGCGCGGCCCGCCGTACCGGCCCCTACGCCTATCTGGAACTCGTACGGGCCCGTGCCGCGCTGTTCTTCGGGCTCGCCGACTCCACCATGAGCCGGGACGACAGCTGGCGGTTCGTGGTCCTCGGGCGGAGCCTGGAGCGGGTGGACATGACCGTACGGCTGCTGTCGGTGCGCGTGCTGGACGCCGCCCACGCGCCGGACTGGACGACGCTGCTGAGCGCGTCCGGCGCCGACGAGGCGTACGCGCGCGTGCACAGCGGTTTCGGCGACAACGCGCGGGTGGCCGAATTCCTGCTCCTGGACCGGGACTTCCCGCGCTCCGCGCTGCACGCCCTGACCACCGCCGAGGAGTGCCTCAGCGCCCTCGGCCGCCCCCGCCAGGACCCGGCCCGCCGCCCGATCGGACGCCTGCGCACCCGCCTCGAATACCTCGACCTGACCGCCCTCCAGGACCAGCTCCCCGCCCTCCTCGGCGACCTGCAACAGGCCTGCATGGCCTCGGCGGAGGCGGTCGCGGAGCGGTTCTTCCCGTACCAGGGGCCCGTGATCTGGGCCCAGGAAGGGGCGTGA
- a CDS encoding substrate-binding domain-containing protein yields MAVSSMALSLTACGALGVTGDSADASPTKGNDVTVGVLMPETTNTRYENFDYPIIQKKVAELTKKEGRTVYANGEADAKKQAGQMQKMIDDKVDVILLDAVDSHAIAPMVKKAKSAGIPVIAYDRLAEGPIDAYVSFDNELVGEVQGRTLIESLGSDIDTSDKIVMLNGSPSDPNAGQFKAGALSEITGKVSIAKTYDVDGWKPAIAKKDMAEAISALGKDNIAAVYSANDAMAGAAIEAMEEAGMTDLPPITGQDAELDAVQRIVTGEQYMSVYKSYPLEAEAAAEMAVAKIQGKDILFDSLTQDRVDSPTDKEIPAQLVSVSALTKANIKSTVVADGIYSVKQICTAKIASACAQIKLN; encoded by the coding sequence ATGGCCGTGTCCTCGATGGCCCTGTCGCTGACCGCCTGCGGGGCCCTGGGTGTGACGGGGGACAGTGCCGACGCGAGCCCGACCAAGGGCAACGACGTCACCGTCGGCGTGCTGATGCCGGAGACGACGAACACGCGCTACGAGAACTTCGACTACCCGATCATCCAGAAGAAGGTCGCGGAGCTCACCAAGAAGGAAGGCCGGACCGTCTACGCCAACGGCGAGGCGGACGCCAAGAAGCAGGCGGGCCAGATGCAGAAGATGATCGACGACAAGGTCGACGTCATCCTGCTGGACGCCGTGGACTCGCACGCCATCGCCCCCATGGTGAAGAAGGCCAAGTCCGCCGGCATCCCGGTCATCGCCTACGACCGGCTCGCCGAGGGCCCCATCGACGCGTACGTCTCCTTCGACAACGAACTCGTCGGCGAGGTGCAGGGCCGCACCCTCATCGAGTCGCTGGGCTCGGACATCGACACCTCCGACAAGATCGTCATGCTCAACGGCTCGCCCTCCGACCCGAACGCCGGACAGTTCAAGGCGGGCGCGCTCTCCGAGATCACCGGCAAGGTGTCGATCGCCAAGACGTACGACGTCGACGGCTGGAAGCCGGCCATCGCGAAGAAGGACATGGCCGAAGCGATCTCGGCGCTCGGCAAGGACAACATCGCCGCCGTCTACTCCGCCAACGACGCCATGGCCGGTGCCGCCATCGAGGCGATGGAGGAGGCGGGCATGACCGACCTGCCGCCCATCACCGGCCAGGACGCCGAACTCGACGCCGTGCAGCGGATCGTCACCGGCGAGCAGTACATGAGCGTCTACAAGTCCTACCCGCTGGAGGCCGAGGCCGCCGCCGAGATGGCCGTGGCGAAGATCCAGGGCAAGGACATCCTGTTCGACTCGCTCACCCAGGACCGTGTCGACAGCCCCACCGACAAGGAGATCCCGGCCCAGCTGGTGTCGGTGTCCGCGCTGACGAAGGCCAACATCAAGAGCACGGTCGTCGCCGACGGCATCTACAGCGTGAAGCAGATCTGCACCGCGAAGATCGCTTCCGCCTGCGCCCAGATCAAGTTGAACTAG